In Gavia stellata isolate bGavSte3 chromosome 28, bGavSte3.hap2, whole genome shotgun sequence, a single genomic region encodes these proteins:
- the SNX11 gene encoding sorting nexin-11 gives MLENREEELTTVRVQDPRVQNEGSWNSYVDYKIFLHTNSKAFTAKTSCVRRRYREFVWLRRQLQKNAGLVPVPELPGKSTFFVGSTDEFIEKRRQGLQQFLEKVVQNVVLLSDSRLHLFLQSQLSVPEIEACVQGQGSQTVTEAILHYAMSNCGWVQEEESRPALLPGGGLHGSCAGLGSPQGPSCLETFPHWSDFGMDDTHSDSPDEPAEPLGGRREMQ, from the exons ATGTTGGAGAACCGAGAGGAA GAGCTGACCACGGTGCGTGTTCAGGACCCCCGGGTGCAGAACGAAGGCTCCTGGAACTCCTATGTGGATTATAAAATCTTCCTCCAT acCAACAGCAAGGCCTTTACTGCCAAGACCTCATGTGTGCGGCGCCGGTACCGTGAATTCGTGTGGCTGAGGAGGCAGCTCCAGAAGAATGCTGGCTTGGT gcctgtcccagagctgcccGGGAAATCCACCTTCTTCGTGGGCAGCACAGATGAGTTCATCGAGAAGCGGAGACAGGGGCTGCAGCAGTTCCTGGAGAA GGTCGTGCAGAACGTGGTCCTCCTCTCCGACAGCCGGCTGCACCTTTTCCTGCAGAGCCAGCTCTCGGTGCCCGAGATAGAGGCGTGCGTGCAAGGCCAGGGCTCACAGACAGTGACAGAAGCCATCCTGCACTACGCCATGTCCAACTGTGGCTGggtgcaggaggaagagagccGCCCTGCGCTGCTGCCGGGAGGAGGCCTGCACGGCAG CTGTGCCGGCCTGGGAAGCCCGCAGGGTCCAAGCTGCCTAGAGACCTTCCCGCACTGGAGCGACTTCGGCATGGACGACACCCACTCGGACAGTCCGGATGAGCCAGCTGAGCCCTTGGGCGGACGGCGTGAGATGCAGTAA